The Candidatus Atribacteria bacterium genome contains the following window.
AATCTATACATAATGAAAACTGCATCTTATTTCCCTTTTCATAATTTTTAATTAAATTAAAATATTTTTTATTATGTTTACCTATATTAGCAAAAACTCTTCTTTAAATTTTTTATTATTATACGCCTTTACCCTTTAACAGCTCCAAAGGACATTCCCCGGACCAAATACTTTTGAACTAAATAGGCAAAGATTAAAACTGGTGTAATTGCAATAACCCCAGCTGCACTCATCTGTCCCCAAAGGATTTCATATTCCGTGACTCTTGAAGCAACTCCGATTGACAATGTAGCTGATGCTCGGGTTTGTGTTAGAATTAAAGCAAAAAGAAATTCATTCCAAGACATAATAAGAGTAAATATAGCTGTGGCAATAATTCCCGATTTTGCTATCGGAAGAATGATCTTCCACAGAGCTACCATTCGAGTAGATCCATCCACCATAGCTGCTTCCTCTAATTCTTTAGGAATCTCTATAAAAAATCCTCTCATCATCCACACAACAAAAGGTAAATTGAATGCTGTATATGCAATCACTAAACTAACCTTTGTATTAACCAGATGAAAAAATTGCATCATAGTAAATAAAGGTATAATCGTTATAATCGGTGGAAACATTCTTGTAGAAAGAACCCAAAAAGATAAATGTTCATTTAGGTTATGCGGTAATTTAAATCTTGCTAGCGAATAAGCCGCTAAAGTGCCTATTGTT
Protein-coding sequences here:
- a CDS encoding carbohydrate ABC transporter permease, which encodes MTKKIFKYTFIILITLITILPIFWLISTSFKNPVDIFAIPPIFIPLKSSFTFDHYFILFGEMGFVKYIINSIIVSTTTTLVSLTIGTLAAYSLARFKLPHNLNEHLSFWVLSTRMFPPIITIIPLFTMMQFFHLVNTKVSLVIAYTAFNLPFVVWMMRGFFIEIPKELEEAAMVDGSTRMVALWKIILPIAKSGIIATAIFTLIMSWNEFLFALILTQTRASATLSIGVASRVTEYEILWGQMSAAGVIAITPVLIFAYLVQKYLVRGMSFGAVKG